One Glycine soja cultivar W05 chromosome 2, ASM419377v2, whole genome shotgun sequence genomic region harbors:
- the LOC114379936 gene encoding protein ALTERED XYLOGLUCAN 4-like, producing MRLRSNTLSKKLLPPSSSSSSVSYYAVSRIALLCFCVYLFCLSFTSPTPNQLPHSLSITNHSSLELHSISSSNQSSLATSTELPRSIFITNHSSLFASPPPPPVYVYEEPCDYTNGRWVRTKGGPQYNATNCVKMKRNQNCIANGRPDLGYLNWKWKPRECNLPRFDPNTFLQLISNKHVAFVGDSVSRNHLESLLCLLTTVTKPNRVRHPGSRRWRFPSHNAVLSFYWSPFLVQGVQRKLRGPPRYNTIHLDRVNMRWEKDLDEMDMIVLSLGHWFTVPSVFYEGGKVIGCVHRPVSSCKRDIGFYGPLRRALRTALNSIIQRKMRNRNGVDVIVRTYSPSHFEGAWDKGGTCSKTMPYGVGQRKVEGMNAEIRRIQMEELERAKAKAKKFRRFKFEVLDVTKLALLRPDGHPGAYMNPFPFANGVNPKTPVQNDCVHWCLPGPIDTWSEIFLQMLKNMARAAKK from the exons ATGAGACTGAGAAGTAATACACTTAGCAAGAAGCTTcttcctccttcttcttcttcttcttctgtttcCTATTATGCTGTCTCACGCATTGCGCTTCTTTGCTTTTGCGTTTACCTTTTCTGTCTCTCCTTTACTTCACCTACGCCAAATCAGCTTCCACATTCCCTCTCCATCACCAACCACTCTTCTCTTGAGCTTCATTCCATCTCCTCCTCCAACCAATCTTCTCTTGCCACTTCTACGGAGCTTCCTCGTTCCATCTTCATCACTAACCATTCTTCTCTTTTCGCTTCTCCACCTCCACCACCAG TTTATGTCTATGAGGAGCCATGCGACTACACCAATGGCAGATGGGTCCGTACCAAAGGAGGCCCTCAATATAATGCTACCAACTGTGTTAAGatgaaaagaaatcaaaattgtaTAGCCAATGGAAGACCTGATTTGGGGTACCTTAATTGGAAATGGAAACCAAGAGAATGCAATCTTCCAAGGTTTGACCCTAATACTTTTCTCCAACTCATTAGCAACAAGCATGTAGCTTTTGTTGGGGACTCTGTGTCCAGAAACCACCTAGAGTCCCTTCTTTGCTTGTTAACCACCGTCACAAAACCGAACCGGGTTCGCCACCCAGGTTCTCGTCGGTGGCGCTTTCCTTCTCACAACGCTGTCTTGTCCTTCTATTGGTCCCCATTTCTTGTCCAAGGTGTTCAAAGAAAACTCCGAGGACCACCTCGTTATAACACAATTCATTTGGATCGTGTTAATATGAGGTGGGAGAAGGATTTAGATGAAATGGACATGATTGTGTTGTCCCTTGGGCATTGGTTTACTGTTCCTTCAGTTTTCTACGAGGGAGGTAAAGTTATAGGATGCGTGCACCGTCCTGTTTCTAGTTGCAAGAGAGACATTGGTTTTTATGGTCCATTAAGAAGGGCTTTGAGGACTGCTCTTAATAGCATAATTCAGAGGAAGATGAGAAACAGAAATGGAGTTGATGTAATTGTGAGAACATACTCGCCTTCTCATTTTGAAGGTGCTTGGGATAAAGGGGGAACTTGTTCAAAGACCATGCCTTATGGAGTGGGGCAGAGGAAAGTTGAAGGGATGAATGCTGAGATCAGAAGGATTCAGATGGAAGAATTGGAAAGGGCTAAGGCAAAAGCCAAGAAATTTAGAAGGTTTAAGTTTGAGGTACTTGATGTAACAAAATTAGCATTGTTAAGACCAGATGGCCATCCTGGTGCTTATATGAATCCTTTTCCATTTGCTAATGGGGTTAATCCAAAGACGCCTGTGCAGAATGATTGTGTTCATTGGTGCTTGCCAGGACCTATAGATACATGGAGTGAGATCTTTCTCCAGATGTTGAAAAACATGGCACGAGCAGCCAAGAAGTGA